Proteins encoded by one window of Sediminicoccus rosea:
- a CDS encoding autotransporter domain-containing protein, which translates to MKRLPAALLATTALVAVMSLAQPAWSTGGAGGNGGAGGTNSATATGGAGGNRTGTAGGGGGGAGATGGAGGSAGAGAGGAGGATAGAAGAAGQDGAGVGASGGGGGAHGAVGMLLPSAPTTGGQGGQGGQGSAGGSGGGGGAGGWGAAVTSNPGTATLNATLTGGDGGNGGSGGGGGLNGGGGAGGTGLHLGSAVTRVTINAAVTGGNGGNATSPAAAGAGGAGIAIGTIFTTNLVIGAAVSGGLAGNGGAQGFALSTGTTGAHRLTIAPGGSLNGGISIGTGSSLTLAQATDVTISNVISGGGSLEIDGTGMVTLSGANTYSGGTILLSGAVSVAADAALGQVNSGVGLRVTGNSRLITTASFSSSRVITLSALNGGVFAPALGTVLTLTGSITQSGTPIAGFTVAGQGTLIYTGTGAPRMTAINTGATLQIGAGGTTGSLGTGPITNDGTLILNRSNTLTMNNAISGTGGLIHNGTGTTTLGGTLSYTGPTRVQAGTLVLTTAGLFSGGTARFEVASGATLNLTGLSGVLAAATLDGGGAVQLPGSGRLSLNGDSSFSGVISGGAALRLAGGATILSGSNTFSGGTTIEAGATLQLGQGGTTGSVPGAVENNGTLAFHRSDAVSMAEAISGTGSLVQMGPGTLTLTGANTYAGTTTIAGGTLRVGDGAASGTLGAGAIVNNGTLGFARPDAISLPNNMTGTGALSLASGTVTATGSLGHGGGTTIGSGARLNIGNGGTTGSLAGNVVNNGTLSFARSDNVTFAGAISGPGGLQQNGTGNLILTGANTYTGPTVVNSGTLSVNGSISSASVITVAAGATLGGSGQMGAVTVPAGGTMAPGNSIGTINLAGLTLDSGSTTAIEIEGSAIDRINVTGNASLGGTLRLLPLGGSYRFDTTYVIIQAGSITGSFATVTTAGSFGAGVTPTVSVTATQVQLALTPAILLATPELTPGPTATDPAAPTVARAPGIPGFLTHNLRATAAALDAANRAGGNLNPLFPVYSQPAATIGFAVNQLSGEVATSIGAMGFAAGEQFLAALLDPLGHGRASQLGGRLSAGSDGSDALPSDGKRYAVWGSAMGAYNRTTGDAQDGSASRTTRMTGFVLGMDHLIGAQGMLGLAIAVGESSAALASGQGSASANLGQIGAYGSTRLGSFTLAGAGAVTLMDVDSSRTQYALGSDQQRAGFSARVTSLRAEARQDGLVAGGFRLQPLVAIQWQQVNNQGYTESGLVAGTATGLTVAGQSQTSLRTELGGQLRGSVQLGTLPVQSFLRAAWASYLVRDAAMTVTFASLPDAGFVVRGARADANAALVSAGVEMPLTRGWTLGARVDGEFSGNVTQLAGTARLRYTF; encoded by the coding sequence ATGAAGCGCCTGCCTGCCGCTCTGCTCGCCACCACCGCGCTGGTGGCCGTGATGTCCCTGGCACAACCGGCATGGAGCACCGGCGGCGCGGGCGGCAATGGCGGCGCCGGCGGGACGAACAGCGCCACGGCAACCGGGGGCGCCGGCGGCAACCGGACTGGAACCGCTGGTGGTGGTGGCGGCGGGGCCGGCGCCACGGGCGGCGCCGGTGGCTCGGCAGGCGCGGGCGCGGGCGGGGCTGGCGGCGCCACCGCCGGTGCAGCCGGCGCGGCCGGCCAGGATGGGGCCGGCGTTGGCGCTTCGGGCGGCGGCGGCGGCGCCCATGGCGCCGTGGGCATGCTCCTGCCCAGCGCGCCGACCACGGGTGGTCAGGGCGGTCAGGGCGGCCAAGGCAGCGCGGGTGGCAGCGGCGGCGGCGGCGGCGCGGGCGGCTGGGGGGCCGCCGTGACATCCAATCCCGGCACCGCAACCCTGAACGCGACCCTCACCGGCGGCGATGGCGGCAATGGTGGCAGCGGCGGCGGGGGCGGGCTGAATGGCGGTGGCGGCGCGGGCGGCACCGGCCTCCATCTCGGATCCGCCGTGACAAGGGTGACGATCAATGCCGCGGTCACCGGCGGCAATGGCGGCAATGCCACCTCGCCGGCCGCGGCCGGCGCCGGCGGCGCGGGCATCGCCATCGGCACCATCTTCACGACGAACCTGGTCATCGGCGCGGCCGTCTCGGGCGGATTGGCGGGCAATGGCGGAGCGCAGGGCTTCGCGCTCAGCACCGGCACCACCGGCGCGCATCGCCTGACCATCGCGCCGGGCGGCTCCCTGAACGGCGGCATCAGCATCGGCACCGGCTCCAGCCTCACCCTCGCCCAGGCCACGGATGTGACGATCTCCAACGTCATTTCCGGTGGGGGCAGCTTGGAAATCGATGGCACGGGCATGGTGACGCTGAGCGGGGCGAACACCTATTCGGGCGGCACGATCCTCCTCTCGGGCGCCGTCTCGGTGGCAGCGGATGCGGCGCTCGGCCAGGTCAATAGCGGGGTGGGGCTGCGGGTGACGGGCAACAGCCGGTTGATCACCACGGCGAGCTTCTCCAGCAGCCGCGTCATCACCCTCAGCGCCCTCAACGGCGGCGTCTTCGCCCCCGCGCTCGGCACGGTGCTGACCCTGACCGGGAGCATCACCCAGAGTGGCACCCCGATCGCCGGCTTCACGGTGGCGGGCCAGGGCACGCTGATCTACACGGGCACCGGCGCGCCCCGCATGACGGCCATCAACACGGGCGCCACGCTGCAGATCGGCGCCGGCGGCACGACGGGCAGCCTGGGCACCGGCCCGATCACCAATGATGGCACGCTCATCCTCAACCGCTCCAACACGCTCACGATGAACAATGCGATCTCGGGCACGGGCGGCCTCATCCACAACGGCACCGGCACCACCACGCTGGGCGGCACGCTCAGCTACACCGGCCCGACCCGGGTGCAGGCGGGGACGCTGGTGCTCACCACCGCCGGGCTGTTCTCGGGCGGCACCGCGCGCTTCGAGGTGGCCAGCGGCGCGACACTGAACCTCACCGGGCTGAGCGGCGTGCTGGCGGCCGCCACGCTCGATGGCGGCGGCGCGGTCCAGTTGCCGGGCAGTGGGCGGTTGAGCCTGAACGGCGACAGCAGCTTCTCGGGCGTGATCTCGGGCGGCGCCGCGCTGCGGCTCGCGGGTGGCGCCACCATCCTCTCAGGCAGCAATACCTTCAGCGGCGGCACCACGATCGAGGCCGGCGCCACACTGCAACTGGGCCAGGGCGGCACCACGGGCTCCGTGCCCGGCGCCGTCGAGAACAATGGCACGCTGGCCTTCCACCGCAGTGACGCCGTCAGCATGGCGGAGGCGATCAGCGGCACGGGCAGCCTCGTCCAGATGGGACCGGGCACGCTGACCCTGACCGGCGCCAACACTTATGCGGGCACCACGACCATCGCGGGCGGCACATTGCGGGTCGGCGATGGCGCGGCCAGCGGGACGCTCGGCGCCGGCGCGATCGTGAACAACGGCACGCTGGGCTTCGCCCGGCCCGATGCGATCAGCCTTCCGAACAACATGACCGGCACCGGCGCGCTCAGCCTGGCCTCGGGCACGGTGACCGCGACAGGCAGCCTCGGCCATGGCGGCGGCACCACGATCGGCAGCGGGGCACGGCTGAACATCGGCAATGGCGGCACAACCGGCAGCCTCGCGGGGAATGTCGTGAACAACGGCACGCTGAGCTTCGCCCGCAGTGACAACGTGACCTTCGCCGGCGCGATCTCCGGCCCTGGCGGCTTGCAGCAGAACGGCACCGGCAACCTGATCCTGACCGGGGCGAACACCTATACCGGCCCGACCGTGGTGAATTCCGGCACGCTCTCGGTGAACGGCTCCATCTCCAGCGCCTCGGTCATCACCGTGGCTGCCGGCGCCACGCTTGGGGGCTCGGGCCAGATGGGCGCGGTCACCGTACCGGCAGGCGGGACCATGGCGCCGGGGAATTCCATCGGCACGATCAACCTGGCCGGGCTTACCCTGGACAGCGGCTCCACCACCGCCATCGAGATCGAGGGCAGCGCGATCGACCGGATCAACGTGACGGGCAACGCGTCCCTCGGCGGCACGCTGCGCTTGCTGCCGCTCGGCGGGAGCTACAGGTTCGATACCACCTACGTCATCATCCAGGCCGGCAGCATCACCGGGAGCTTCGCGACGGTCACGACGGCCGGCAGTTTCGGCGCAGGTGTCACGCCGACGGTGAGCGTCACCGCGACCCAGGTCCAGCTGGCCCTGACGCCAGCAATCCTGCTGGCCACGCCAGAGCTCACCCCTGGGCCCACAGCCACAGACCCGGCTGCGCCCACCGTCGCGCGGGCGCCCGGCATCCCCGGCTTCCTGACCCATAATCTGCGCGCCACGGCAGCCGCGCTGGATGCCGCCAACCGCGCCGGCGGCAACCTCAATCCGCTCTTCCCCGTCTACAGCCAGCCGGCCGCCACCATCGGCTTCGCGGTGAACCAACTCTCGGGCGAGGTCGCGACCAGCATCGGCGCCATGGGCTTCGCCGCGGGTGAGCAGTTCCTCGCCGCGCTGCTGGACCCGCTTGGCCATGGGCGTGCGAGCCAGCTTGGCGGAAGGCTGAGTGCCGGCAGCGATGGGTCCGATGCCCTCCCTTCAGACGGCAAGCGATACGCCGTCTGGGGCAGCGCGATGGGCGCCTACAACCGCACGACGGGCGACGCGCAGGATGGCTCGGCCAGCCGCACCACGCGGATGACAGGCTTCGTGCTCGGCATGGACCATCTGATCGGCGCGCAGGGCATGCTGGGTCTGGCCATCGCGGTGGGTGAGAGCAGCGCCGCGCTGGCGAGCGGCCAGGGTAGCGCCTCGGCCAATCTGGGCCAGATCGGCGCCTATGGCAGCACGCGCCTTGGCAGCTTCACGCTGGCCGGCGCGGGCGCCGTCACGCTCATGGATGTTGACAGCAGCCGCACGCAATATGCCCTTGGCAGCGATCAGCAGCGGGCGGGGTTCAGCGCGCGCGTCACCTCGTTGCGGGCCGAGGCGCGGCAGGATGGCTTGGTGGCGGGCGGCTTCCGGCTCCAGCCGCTGGTGGCGATCCAGTGGCAGCAGGTCAACAACCAGGGCTACACCGAAAGCGGCCTCGTGGCCGGCACCGCGACGGGCCTCACGGTGGCCGGGCAAAGCCAGACCTCGCTGCGGACGGAGCTGGGTGGGCAGTTGCGGGGCTCGGTGCAGCTCGGCACGCTGCCGGTGCAGAGTTTCCTGCGGGCGGCCTGGGCCAGCTACCTGGTGCGCGATGCGGCGATGACGGTGACCTTCGCGAGCCTGCCGGATGCAGGCTTCGTGGTGCGGGGCGCCCGGGCGGATGCCAATGCGGCGCTCGTCTCGGCAGGGGTGGAGATGCCCCTCACGCGAGGCTGGACGCTGGGGGCGCGGGTGGATGGCGAATTCTCCGGCAATGTCACCCAGCTCGCCGGGACGGCCAGGCTCCGATACACCTTCTGA
- a CDS encoding LysR family transcriptional regulator: MAVPLPPLNALHALALIGETGSLSAAALRLNVTQPAISKRIRVLEALLGQTLLHRGANSATLTEEGARYAEALRSAFAAMQAATAELTAGGAPLRVRAYTTWAMRWLIPRLPRLRALHPGLQIEVSASTAPVDFARDAVDAAIRTAEHRPPGAILLQSLSVAPFAVPALARQAKRQGLGGLSLFGSVVRPEDWRVWADATGTPLSATPLLFASTSLAIQAALEGLGAVIASPDLVAEDVRRRRLMAITPRAVQTGDHYWLLLPTGAQRADTLLFRDWLLREMGVTG, translated from the coding sequence ATGGCCGTCCCGCTCCCGCCGCTGAACGCGCTCCATGCCCTCGCGCTGATCGGCGAGACGGGCAGCCTCTCGGCCGCGGCGCTGCGGCTCAATGTGACGCAGCCGGCCATCAGCAAGCGCATCCGCGTGCTGGAGGCGCTGCTGGGCCAGACGCTGCTGCATCGCGGCGCCAACAGCGCGACGCTGACCGAGGAGGGTGCGCGCTATGCCGAGGCGCTGCGCAGCGCCTTCGCGGCGATGCAGGCGGCGACGGCGGAACTGACCGCGGGCGGGGCGCCCTTGCGCGTGCGGGCCTATACCACCTGGGCTATGCGCTGGCTGATCCCCCGCCTGCCCAGGCTGCGGGCGCTGCATCCGGGACTGCAGATCGAGGTCAGCGCCTCGACCGCGCCGGTGGATTTCGCGCGGGATGCGGTGGATGCCGCGATCCGCACCGCGGAGCACCGGCCGCCCGGCGCGATCCTGCTGCAATCCCTCAGCGTGGCACCCTTCGCCGTGCCGGCCCTGGCGCGCCAGGCGAAGCGCCAGGGCCTCGGCGGGCTTTCGCTCTTCGGCAGCGTGGTGCGCCCTGAGGATTGGCGCGTCTGGGCGGATGCGACCGGCACGCCGCTCTCGGCCACGCCACTGCTCTTCGCCAGCACCTCGCTCGCGATCCAGGCCGCACTCGAGGGGCTGGGCGCGGTCATCGCCTCGCCCGACTTGGTGGCCGAGGATGTGCGCCGCCGTCGCCTCATGGCCATCACGCCGCGCGCCGTCCAGACAGGGGACCACTACTGGCTGCTGCTGCCGACCGGAGCGCAGCGGGCCGATACACTGCTGTTTCGCGACTGGCTGCTGCGCGAGATGGGCGTGACGGGGTGA
- a CDS encoding thiolase C-terminal domain-containing protein, producing MTGRDTLAAPALSDAWPMRDKIAFAGIGTTRYGNFPDTDSYGLGCEALNAALDDAGLTPGDIDGLIVSRIPSYERFAEMMGINPQYCLLTETPGRFSGVSLALAAQAIATGAAKTVALVYGNNGRSVRMNYGGGDSLWSPWGMTSPGAIHSMMWRRHMHDFGTTHADLGHVSLAFRNHACLNPDAVMHGKPITLEEHATARPICEPLKLLDYCLINDGGVAWIMTSAERARDMKRPPVLLSGYARQDRFSYGGAPADDYWYPTLSACRSVYDRAGFGREDVQGLGIYDNFTPTVMFSLEGLGFCGQGESGDFVKDGTLQLGTGRWPTNTSGGHLSDSYMQGWGVIAECIRQLRGDCGARQIPDAKAMQYICATHIAQSILFRRDDA from the coding sequence ATGACCGGCCGAGACACCCTCGCCGCGCCCGCGCTCAGCGATGCATGGCCCATGCGGGACAAGATCGCCTTTGCGGGCATCGGCACCACGCGCTACGGCAACTTCCCCGACACCGACAGCTACGGCCTGGGCTGCGAGGCGCTGAACGCGGCACTCGACGACGCCGGCCTCACGCCGGGCGACATTGATGGCCTGATCGTCAGCCGCATCCCCTCCTACGAGCGCTTCGCGGAGATGATGGGCATCAACCCGCAATATTGCCTTCTGACCGAGACTCCCGGGCGCTTCTCCGGCGTCTCGCTGGCCCTCGCGGCGCAGGCCATCGCGACGGGGGCGGCCAAGACCGTGGCACTGGTCTACGGCAACAATGGCCGCAGCGTGCGCATGAACTATGGCGGCGGCGACAGCCTCTGGAGCCCCTGGGGCATGACCAGCCCGGGCGCCATCCACAGCATGATGTGGCGCCGGCACATGCATGATTTCGGCACGACGCATGCCGATCTCGGCCATGTCTCGCTGGCCTTCCGCAACCACGCCTGCCTGAACCCCGACGCGGTGATGCATGGCAAGCCGATCACGCTCGAGGAACACGCCACCGCGCGGCCGATCTGCGAACCGCTGAAGCTGCTCGACTACTGCCTGATCAATGATGGCGGCGTCGCCTGGATCATGACGAGCGCAGAGCGTGCGCGCGACATGAAGCGCCCGCCCGTCCTACTTTCGGGCTATGCCCGGCAGGACCGCTTCTCCTATGGCGGCGCGCCGGCCGACGACTACTGGTACCCCACCCTCTCCGCCTGCCGCAGCGTCTATGACCGCGCGGGCTTCGGCCGCGAGGATGTGCAGGGCCTCGGCATCTACGACAATTTCACGCCCACCGTGATGTTCAGCCTGGAGGGCCTGGGCTTCTGCGGCCAGGGCGAGAGCGGGGATTTCGTGAAGGACGGCACGCTGCAGCTCGGCACCGGGCGCTGGCCGACCAACACCTCGGGCGGGCATCTCTCCGACAGCTACATGCAGGGCTGGGGCGTCATCGCCGAATGCATCCGCCAGCTGCGCGGCGATTGCGGCGCGCGGCAGATCCCGGACGCCAAGGCGATGCAATACATCTGCGCCACCCACATCGCGCAAAGCATCCTCTTCCGGAGGGACGACGCATGA
- a CDS encoding Zn-ribbon domain-containing OB-fold protein, giving the protein MSLQTRPKPLVDNWNRPFWEACKEGRLILQRCTSTGQCFFPPGPVSPFTGRPEWEWIIASGRGELWSFVVFHQNYFPGMRDELPYPVAMVKLDEGPFLLTNLDGMSAADAKIGQRLSVRFPGGPEGFVLPQFGPEA; this is encoded by the coding sequence ATGAGCCTGCAGACGCGCCCCAAGCCGCTGGTGGACAACTGGAACCGCCCCTTCTGGGAGGCCTGCAAGGAGGGTCGCCTGATCCTGCAGCGCTGCACCAGCACCGGCCAGTGCTTCTTCCCGCCCGGCCCCGTCTCGCCCTTCACCGGGCGGCCGGAATGGGAATGGATCATCGCCTCCGGCCGCGGCGAGCTCTGGTCCTTCGTCGTCTTCCACCAGAACTACTTCCCCGGGATGCGCGACGAGCTGCCCTATCCCGTCGCCATGGTGAAGCTGGACGAGGGCCCCTTCCTGCTCACGAATCTCGACGGCATGAGCGCCGCCGACGCGAAGATCGGCCAGCGCCTTTCCGTGCGCTTTCCCGGCGGGCCGGAGGGCTTCGTCCTGCCGCAATTCGGGCCAGAGGCATGA